One window of the Pseudomonas sihuiensis genome contains the following:
- a CDS encoding phosphate acetyltransferase, with translation MSLDHYQALLNRCAEIGPLPTIVVHPCEANALRGALEATQAGLITPILVGPRQKIAATASEAGLDIDGLTVEDVPHSHAAAERGVALIRQGRGELLMKGSLHSDELLHAVADRENGLRTERRLSHVFAMSVPSYHKPLFVTDAAVNIFPGLEDKADICRNVIQMLHALGIEQPKVALLSAVETVTAKLPSTLEAAALVVMSRRGQIDGALLDGPLAFDNAINAEAARVKGIHSEVAGDPDILLVPDMEAGNILAKQLIYLAGAEAAGIVLGARVPIVFTSRADSPRARIASCGLAVLLAEARRARLGIPV, from the coding sequence ATGAGCTTGGATCACTACCAGGCGCTGCTGAACCGCTGCGCCGAGATTGGCCCGCTGCCCACCATCGTCGTGCATCCTTGCGAGGCGAACGCGCTACGCGGGGCGCTGGAGGCCACCCAGGCCGGGCTGATCACACCGATTCTGGTTGGCCCGCGCCAGAAGATTGCGGCAACCGCCAGCGAAGCCGGTCTGGATATCGACGGGCTGACCGTGGAGGACGTGCCACACAGCCACGCCGCCGCCGAGCGTGGTGTCGCCCTGATCCGCCAAGGCCGTGGCGAGTTGCTGATGAAAGGCAGCCTGCACAGCGATGAACTGCTGCATGCCGTGGCCGACCGCGAAAACGGTCTGCGCACGGAACGGCGCCTCAGCCATGTGTTCGCCATGAGCGTGCCCAGCTACCACAAGCCGCTGTTCGTCACCGACGCGGCGGTCAACATCTTCCCCGGCCTGGAAGACAAGGCCGACATCTGCCGCAATGTGATCCAGATGCTGCACGCTCTCGGCATCGAACAGCCCAAGGTGGCGCTGCTGTCGGCGGTGGAAACCGTCACCGCCAAGCTGCCTTCAACCCTGGAGGCCGCCGCACTGGTGGTCATGTCCCGGCGCGGACAGATCGACGGCGCGCTGCTCGACGGGCCACTGGCCTTCGACAATGCGATCAACGCCGAAGCCGCTCGGGTCAAGGGTATCCACTCAGAAGTCGCCGGCGACCCGGACATCCTGCTGGTACCGGACATGGAAGCGGGCAACATCCTCGCCAAGCAGCTGATCTATCTAGCCGGAGCCGAAGCTGCTGGCATCGTCCTTGGCGCCCGAGTACCTATTGTTTTCACCAGCCGCGCTGACAGTCCAAGAGCGCGCATCGCCAGTTGTGGGCTGGCCGTGCTACTTGCCGAAGCACGGCGCGCTCGCCTGGGGATACCTGTATGA
- a CDS encoding acetate/propionate family kinase gives MSPVQDELIVTVNAGSSSIKTGLFSGRRGEDQPRLLARGKLDGIGVAPRLQVVMADGTIMQDTSFEPEQIANMQAAFQQIYRVLEEGLQDRPPVLIGHRVVHGGMDFSAPVRVDHTTLARLKTLEPLAPLHQPHSLAAIHAALEHDPQLPQIACFDTAFHAGRNEISQLFGLPYALYEQGVRRYGFHGLSFEYVSQRLIDKTPELATGKLVIAHLGNGSSLCAIEAGRSIEMTTGFSALDGLPMGSRCGAVDPGVLLYLLGQGISVDELEKLLYRQSGLLGISGVSSDMRKLRASNEPRAALAIDYYAYRIAQEVGRLATCLGGLDALVFTAGIGEKDAELRAQVLQHLAPLFGLQLDDAANRRNAELISGTSSTRSVWVIPTDEESIIARHAWKLYQEQQP, from the coding sequence ATGAGCCCTGTTCAGGACGAACTCATCGTCACCGTCAACGCAGGCTCTTCGAGCATTAAGACCGGCCTATTCTCCGGTCGCCGGGGCGAAGATCAACCTCGCTTGCTGGCGCGCGGAAAGCTGGACGGGATTGGCGTGGCGCCACGTCTACAGGTCGTCATGGCCGACGGAACGATAATGCAGGACACGAGTTTCGAGCCGGAACAGATTGCCAATATGCAGGCGGCCTTCCAGCAGATCTATCGTGTCCTTGAAGAAGGCCTACAGGATCGCCCACCGGTGCTGATCGGCCATCGTGTGGTGCACGGGGGCATGGATTTCAGCGCACCGGTGCGCGTGGATCACACTACACTGGCACGTCTGAAGACGCTGGAGCCTCTGGCACCACTGCATCAACCGCACAGCCTCGCGGCAATCCATGCCGCGCTCGAGCACGACCCTCAACTGCCCCAGATCGCCTGCTTCGACACGGCTTTCCATGCTGGACGCAATGAAATCAGTCAACTCTTCGGCTTGCCCTACGCGCTATACGAACAGGGCGTACGCCGTTACGGCTTTCATGGCCTGTCCTTCGAATACGTCAGCCAGCGCCTAATCGACAAAACACCGGAGCTCGCTACCGGCAAGCTGGTCATCGCTCACCTAGGCAATGGTTCCAGCCTTTGCGCTATCGAAGCTGGCCGCAGCATCGAAATGACAACAGGTTTTAGTGCTCTCGACGGCTTACCCATGGGAAGCCGCTGCGGCGCCGTGGATCCAGGCGTATTGCTGTACCTGCTGGGGCAAGGCATATCTGTTGATGAGCTGGAAAAACTGCTGTACAGACAATCCGGCCTGCTCGGCATATCCGGGGTCAGCAGCGACATGCGCAAGCTACGCGCCAGCAACGAGCCGCGCGCGGCCCTGGCCATCGACTACTACGCCTACCGTATCGCCCAGGAAGTCGGTCGGCTTGCCACATGCCTGGGCGGACTGGACGCACTGGTATTCACGGCCGGTATCGGCGAGAAGGATGCTGAGCTGCGTGCCCAAGTACTACAACATCTCGCGCCGCTCTTCGGGCTGCAGCTAGACGACGCAGCGAACCGACGCAACGCCGAGCTTATATCCGGTACCTCCAGCACTCGATCAGTATGGGTCATTCCCACCGATGAAGAGAGCATCATCGCCCGCCATGCTTGGAAGCTGTATCAGGAGCAACAACCATGA
- the fabI gene encoding enoyl-ACP reductase FabI, translating into MSIKESLSLAGKRGLVVGVANTHSIAWGCAQALHEMGAELAITWLNEKARAHVEPLAQQVQASVCMPLDVTRPGELEALFEHITEQWGSLDFVVHCLASAPKEEIRGRLLDSSSSGFQQAMDISCHSFIRMAHLAEPLMPQGGSLVTMSYLGAQETIEGYALMGPVKAALESSVRYLATELGPHNIRVHAISPGPMPTRAASGLKDFDHLLQTSTHRAPLRRLVSLEEVGGLCAWLVSNASQGQTGGVHFVDGGLNILG; encoded by the coding sequence ATGAGCATCAAAGAAAGCCTGTCCCTGGCTGGCAAGCGCGGCCTGGTGGTCGGCGTCGCAAACACCCATTCGATCGCCTGGGGCTGCGCCCAAGCGCTACATGAAATGGGTGCGGAACTGGCCATCACCTGGCTGAATGAGAAAGCCAGGGCGCATGTCGAGCCCCTGGCACAGCAGGTACAGGCCAGTGTGTGCATGCCGCTGGACGTCACCCGGCCCGGCGAGCTAGAAGCGCTATTCGAGCACATCACAGAGCAATGGGGATCACTGGACTTCGTCGTGCACTGCCTGGCCAGCGCACCCAAAGAGGAAATCCGCGGCCGCCTGCTGGACAGTTCCAGCAGCGGCTTTCAGCAGGCCATGGACATTTCCTGCCACTCCTTCATCCGCATGGCGCACCTGGCCGAGCCGTTGATGCCCCAGGGCGGCAGTCTGGTAACCATGAGTTACTTGGGAGCCCAGGAAACGATCGAAGGATACGCACTGATGGGCCCAGTCAAAGCCGCCCTGGAATCAAGTGTGCGCTACCTGGCCACCGAGCTGGGGCCACACAACATCCGCGTGCATGCCATTTCCCCCGGCCCCATGCCGACTCGAGCAGCATCCGGGCTGAAAGACTTTGATCACCTGCTGCAAACCTCTACCCATCGCGCGCCCCTGCGCCGCCTAGTCAGCTTGGAAGAAGTCGGCGGTCTGTGCGCATGGCTGGTCAGTAATGCCAGTCAGGGCCAAACTGGCGGCGTCCACTTCGTCGATGGCGGCCTGAACATCCTCGGCTAA
- the gltS gene encoding sodium/glutamate symporter — MQDNTFLVEGLVSFTLAIMLLFAGKRLAQRYEPLGRYSIPEPVLGGFLCAAVTAVLFYILDIEVVFDLEVRDVLLLYFFAGIGLKSDIRNLVKGGRPLLILLVLASVFIVLQNLLSMGVASGFGLDPRAGLMLGSISLTGGVGTTLAWAPLFTEQLGIENAMELGIASNTVGLIAACCIGGPIANYLIRRHALTPSRDSDLEVGVPATSADISAPISHYDILWAWMWLNMTLMLGHGFNLLLLNSGITLPSFVSCLLAGIVIRNLLQAAIGGQRIKHWSGAGQGLALISDICLGMFLVMALMGLQLWQLGGVLVFVVTALTLQITLTILYTVLLVFRCMGRNYEASVIAAGFGGIALGSTATAIVNMTAVTQRYGAAHQAFIIVPLVCGFFIDIVNALIISLMSGI; from the coding sequence ATGCAGGACAATACCTTTCTCGTTGAGGGGCTGGTCAGTTTTACTCTGGCGATCATGCTGCTGTTCGCGGGCAAGAGGCTCGCACAGCGTTACGAACCACTAGGCCGCTACAGCATTCCAGAACCAGTGCTCGGTGGCTTCCTTTGTGCCGCTGTTACCGCCGTTCTGTTCTACATACTGGATATCGAAGTGGTCTTCGACCTGGAGGTACGCGATGTACTGCTGCTCTACTTCTTCGCAGGCATCGGGTTGAAGTCGGATATCCGCAACCTGGTCAAGGGTGGCCGCCCGCTGCTAATTCTGCTGGTACTCGCCAGCGTGTTCATCGTCTTGCAGAACCTGCTGAGTATGGGCGTGGCCAGCGGTTTCGGCCTGGATCCCAGAGCCGGCCTGATGCTCGGCTCGATCTCGCTCACCGGCGGCGTCGGTACCACCCTGGCCTGGGCACCGCTGTTCACCGAGCAATTGGGCATCGAAAATGCCATGGAGCTAGGTATTGCCAGTAACACAGTGGGGCTGATCGCGGCGTGCTGTATCGGCGGGCCGATCGCCAACTACCTGATACGCCGCCACGCCTTAACCCCCTCTCGCGATTCAGACCTGGAAGTTGGAGTACCAGCAACCTCGGCAGACATCTCCGCCCCCATCAGCCATTACGACATCCTGTGGGCCTGGATGTGGTTGAACATGACGCTGATGTTGGGCCACGGCTTCAACTTGCTGCTGCTCAACAGCGGAATCACCCTCCCCTCGTTTGTCAGTTGCCTGTTGGCCGGGATCGTCATTCGTAACCTGTTGCAAGCAGCCATCGGCGGTCAACGCATCAAGCACTGGAGCGGAGCCGGCCAAGGGTTGGCGCTGATCTCCGACATCTGCCTGGGTATGTTTCTAGTCATGGCGCTGATGGGACTGCAGTTGTGGCAGTTAGGCGGTGTTCTGGTCTTCGTCGTCACAGCCCTGACATTGCAGATAACATTGACGATCCTCTATACCGTATTGCTGGTTTTCCGTTGTATGGGCCGCAACTACGAAGCCAGCGTGATAGCCGCCGGCTTCGGCGGCATCGCCCTGGGTTCAACTGCAACGGCCATCGTCAACATGACGGCAGTTACTCAGCGCTACGGAGCCGCGCACCAGGCGTTCATTATCGTTCCGCTGGTCTGCGGCTTCTTCATCGATATCGTCAATGCACTGATCATCAGCCTGATGAGCGGCATCTGA
- the phbB gene encoding acetoacetyl-CoA reductase — translation MATSSNPTRIALVTGGMGGIGTAISQRLHQDGFTVVVSCGPYSSRKASWMAKQLEAGFHFHCIDCDITDWDSTRQAFEMVRENVGPIDVLVNNAGITRDGTLRKMPPENWKAVIDTNLTGLFNTTRQVIESMLTKGWGRVINISSINGQRGQFGQTNYSAAKAGIHGFSMALAREVSGKGVTVNTVSPGYIKTDMTAAIRPDILEGMIAGIPVGRLGQPEEIASIVAWLASDQSAYATGADFSVNGGMNMQ, via the coding sequence GTGGCCACTTCGAGTAATCCGACACGTATAGCACTAGTCACCGGTGGCATGGGCGGCATCGGCACAGCGATCAGCCAGCGCCTGCACCAGGATGGTTTCACCGTAGTGGTGAGTTGCGGCCCCTACTCAAGCCGCAAAGCCTCTTGGATGGCGAAGCAATTAGAGGCTGGCTTCCACTTCCACTGCATCGACTGCGACATCACCGACTGGGACAGCACCCGCCAGGCTTTTGAGATGGTGCGCGAAAATGTCGGCCCGATTGATGTACTGGTCAACAATGCGGGGATCACCCGAGACGGTACGCTACGCAAGATGCCTCCCGAAAACTGGAAAGCAGTGATCGATACCAACCTCACCGGCCTGTTCAACACAACCCGTCAGGTCATCGAGAGCATGCTGACCAAGGGCTGGGGGCGTGTCATCAACATATCCTCGATCAATGGACAGCGGGGTCAGTTCGGCCAGACCAACTACTCTGCAGCCAAAGCCGGTATCCATGGTTTCAGCATGGCTTTGGCCCGAGAAGTGAGTGGCAAGGGCGTGACCGTCAATACGGTTTCCCCTGGCTATATCAAGACAGATATGACTGCGGCAATTCGCCCAGACATCCTTGAAGGCATGATTGCCGGAATCCCCGTCGGTCGCCTCGGCCAGCCTGAGGAAATTGCCTCGATCGTAGCCTGGCTAGCCTCTGATCAATCCGCCTATGCCACCGGCGCCGACTTCTCGGTGAACGGCGGCATGAATATGCAGTGA
- a CDS encoding acetyl-CoA C-acetyltransferase, giving the protein MIDVVIVAATRTAIGSFQGSLTEIPAPELGAIVIRRLLEQTGLDAAQVDEVILGQVLTAASGQNPARQAVIRAGLPHVVPAMTLNKVCGSGLKALHLAAQAIRCGDAEVIIAGGMENMSLSPYVLPKARTGLRMGHAQMLDSMIVDGLWDAFNDYHMGITAENLVDKYGISREAQDAFAAASQQKTVAAIEAGRFDAEITQVLIPQRKGDPIAFARDEQPRAGTTAESLAKLKPAFKKDGSVTAGNASSLNDGAAAVLLMSATKAKALGLPVLAKISAYANAGVDPAIMGIAPVSATRRCLDKAGWSLNELDLIEANEAFAAQALAVGQELGWDAAKVNVNGGAIALGHPIGASGCRVLVSLLHEMIRRDAKKGLATLCIGGGQGVALAIER; this is encoded by the coding sequence ATGATCGACGTCGTTATCGTCGCTGCAACCCGCACCGCCATCGGTAGCTTCCAAGGCAGCCTGACCGAGATTCCGGCACCGGAACTCGGCGCCATCGTCATCCGGCGCCTGCTCGAGCAGACCGGCCTCGATGCTGCCCAGGTCGATGAAGTGATCCTCGGCCAGGTGCTCACTGCCGCGTCCGGACAGAACCCCGCACGCCAGGCTGTGATTCGCGCCGGCCTGCCCCACGTCGTTCCTGCGATGACCCTGAACAAGGTCTGCGGCTCGGGCCTCAAGGCCCTGCACCTGGCTGCCCAGGCTATCCGTTGCGGCGATGCCGAGGTGATCATTGCCGGCGGCATGGAGAACATGAGCCTGTCGCCCTACGTGCTGCCCAAAGCCCGCACCGGCCTGCGCATGGGCCATGCGCAGATGCTCGACAGCATGATCGTCGATGGCCTGTGGGATGCCTTCAACGATTACCACATGGGCATCACCGCCGAGAACCTGGTGGACAAGTACGGCATCAGCCGTGAAGCCCAGGACGCCTTCGCCGCCGCCTCGCAGCAGAAAACCGTGGCCGCCATCGAGGCCGGTCGCTTCGATGCCGAGATCACGCAGGTTTTGATCCCACAGCGCAAGGGCGATCCAATCGCCTTCGCCCGTGACGAGCAACCGCGTGCCGGCACCACCGCCGAGTCGCTGGCCAAACTCAAGCCGGCGTTCAAGAAGGACGGCAGCGTTACCGCCGGCAATGCCTCCAGCCTCAACGATGGCGCCGCCGCCGTGCTGCTGATGAGCGCAACCAAGGCCAAAGCGCTGGGCCTGCCGGTGCTGGCGAAAATCAGCGCCTATGCCAACGCAGGCGTCGATCCGGCGATCATGGGTATCGCCCCGGTCTCGGCCACCCGCCGCTGCCTGGACAAAGCCGGCTGGAGTCTGAACGAGCTAGACCTGATCGAAGCCAACGAAGCCTTCGCCGCCCAAGCACTGGCCGTTGGTCAGGAGCTGGGCTGGGATGCCGCCAAGGTCAACGTCAACGGCGGCGCCATCGCCCTGGGTCACCCGATCGGCGCCTCCGGCTGCCGCGTGCTGGTCAGCCTGCTGCACGAGATGATCCGCCGCGATGCCAAGAAAGGCCTGGCGACGCTGTGCATCGGCGGCGGCCAGGGCGTGGCGCTGGCCATTGAACGCTGA
- the phaC gene encoding class I poly(R)-hydroxyalkanoic acid synthase, giving the protein MNNSHSFAHYWSGQAPFITSFALQQLRLYVAQNSWFNGHDQSQWFNVSPEALEQLQVDYQQQWTALGQQLLARQPFDFDDRRFASGNWSEPLFGSMAAFYLLNSGFLLKLLELLTIKEEKPRQRLRYLIEQAIAASAPSNFLLSNPDALKCLVETQGASLLSGLLHLAGDLQEGKLRQCDRGDFEVGVNLAVTPGEVVLETPLFQLIQYLPLTDTQYQRPIFIVPPAINKYYILDLSPENSLVRHLLEQGHPVFLMSWRNFTQKQADITWEQIIQDGVISALRTTRVISGERHLNCLGFCIGGTLLSCALAVLAARGDHDIASLSLFATFLDYLDTGPISVFVDEQLVAYRERTIGGHGGKCGLFRGEDMGNTFSLLRPNELWWNYNVDKYLKGQKPRALDLLFWNNDSTNLPGPMYCWYLRHTYLQNDLKSGELELCGVKLDLRSIEAPAYLLGTHDDHIVPWRSAYASTALLGGSKRFVLGSSGHIAGVINPPASNKRHYWVNEHITPIADDWLQSAQQHAGSWWVDWFAWLAGHAGELRPAITRMGNAEYPPLEQAPGRYVKQ; this is encoded by the coding sequence ATGAACAATTCACATTCTTTCGCTCACTACTGGTCAGGACAGGCGCCTTTCATCACCAGCTTCGCCCTACAGCAACTGCGCCTGTACGTAGCGCAAAACTCTTGGTTCAACGGGCATGACCAAAGCCAGTGGTTCAATGTCTCCCCCGAAGCGTTGGAACAATTGCAGGTTGACTACCAGCAACAATGGACAGCGCTTGGCCAGCAACTGCTGGCCCGTCAACCGTTCGACTTCGACGACCGGCGTTTCGCTAGTGGCAACTGGAGTGAACCGTTGTTCGGTTCCATGGCCGCCTTCTACCTGCTGAATTCCGGATTTCTGCTGAAATTGCTGGAGCTGCTCACCATCAAAGAAGAGAAGCCACGTCAGCGTCTGCGCTACCTGATCGAGCAGGCAATCGCCGCAAGCGCCCCGAGCAACTTCCTGCTGAGCAATCCCGATGCCCTGAAATGCCTGGTGGAAACCCAGGGGGCCAGCCTGCTCAGTGGTCTATTGCATCTGGCCGGAGACCTACAAGAAGGCAAGTTGCGTCAATGCGACCGAGGCGACTTCGAAGTTGGCGTGAATCTCGCCGTCACTCCCGGTGAGGTGGTGCTGGAAACTCCGCTGTTCCAGTTGATCCAATACCTGCCGCTCACCGATACACAGTACCAGAGGCCAATATTTATCGTCCCGCCGGCCATCAACAAGTACTACATCCTCGACCTCAGCCCGGAAAATTCTCTGGTTCGCCATCTGCTGGAACAGGGTCACCCGGTATTCCTGATGTCCTGGCGCAACTTCACCCAGAAACAGGCTGACATCACCTGGGAGCAGATCATCCAGGACGGAGTGATCAGCGCCCTACGCACTACCCGGGTCATCAGTGGCGAGCGTCATCTGAACTGCCTGGGCTTCTGCATCGGCGGCACCCTGCTGAGCTGCGCGTTGGCAGTGCTGGCTGCGAGGGGCGACCACGACATTGCCAGTCTGAGCCTGTTCGCCACCTTCCTCGACTACCTTGATACCGGGCCGATCAGTGTCTTTGTCGATGAGCAACTGGTGGCCTACCGCGAGCGCACCATCGGTGGCCATGGTGGTAAATGTGGCCTGTTCCGCGGAGAGGATATGGGCAACACCTTCTCCCTGCTGCGGCCCAACGAGCTGTGGTGGAACTACAACGTCGACAAGTACCTCAAGGGACAGAAACCACGCGCCCTAGATCTGCTGTTCTGGAACAACGACAGTACCAACCTACCTGGCCCCATGTACTGCTGGTATCTGCGCCACACCTACCTGCAGAACGACCTCAAGTCGGGCGAGCTGGAGCTGTGCGGGGTCAAGCTGGATCTGCGCTCCATAGAGGCGCCAGCCTACCTCCTCGGAACCCACGATGACCACATAGTCCCATGGCGCAGTGCCTATGCCAGCACGGCTCTTCTTGGGGGATCGAAACGCTTCGTCCTCGGATCTTCTGGCCACATCGCCGGAGTGATTAACCCACCAGCAAGCAACAAACGCCATTACTGGGTAAACGAGCACATCACGCCGATTGCTGACGACTGGCTACAAAGCGCTCAACAACACGCAGGTAGTTGGTGGGTCGATTGGTTCGCCTGGCTGGCCGGGCATGCCGGCGAGCTCCGGCCCGCCATCACGCGGATGGGCAATGCCGAATACCCTCCCCTAGAACAAGCGCCTGGGCGCTACGTGAAGCAATGA
- a CDS encoding HlyD family secretion protein, producing MKPQQKKTLIHTASAVALAAVAALVWLELRPSGLGSGFASANGRIEATEVDVATKLAGRLLQIDVDEGDFVAAGQVLAQMDIQVLTAQLSQAQAQVRQAQNATRTAHSQVSLRISEKATAEAVVHQRQAELTAAQKRYARTETLVRRNALPQQKLDDDLAALQSSQAALSAARSQVLSSQAAIDAAQSQVIEAESSVEAAQASVERLQADIEDSRLKAPRSGRVQYRVSQPGEVLGAGGKVLNLVDLNDVYMNVFLPAQQAGRVALGAEVRLILDAAPQYVIPAKVTFVASVAQFTPKTVETANEREKLMFRVKARIDPELLQKHLEQVKTGVPGMAYLKLDAAAEWPESLHVRITP from the coding sequence ATGAAGCCACAACAGAAGAAAACCCTGATCCACACGGCCTCCGCCGTCGCCCTGGCCGCCGTGGCCGCACTGGTCTGGCTGGAACTGCGCCCGAGCGGCCTGGGTTCCGGTTTCGCCAGCGCCAATGGCCGGATCGAGGCAACCGAAGTGGACGTCGCCACGAAACTAGCTGGCCGTCTGCTGCAGATCGACGTCGACGAAGGCGATTTCGTCGCCGCCGGACAAGTACTCGCGCAAATGGACATCCAGGTGCTCACCGCCCAGTTGAGCCAGGCCCAGGCCCAGGTTCGCCAGGCGCAGAACGCCACCCGCACGGCCCATTCCCAAGTTTCCCTGCGCATCAGCGAGAAAGCCACCGCCGAAGCCGTTGTGCACCAGCGTCAGGCCGAGCTGACTGCGGCGCAGAAGCGCTACGCCCGTACCGAGACCCTGGTCAGACGCAATGCCTTGCCCCAGCAGAAACTCGACGATGACCTGGCCGCCCTGCAAAGCAGCCAGGCCGCACTCAGCGCCGCCCGTTCCCAGGTTCTGTCGAGCCAGGCCGCCATAGATGCTGCGCAATCGCAGGTGATCGAGGCCGAATCCAGCGTGGAGGCAGCCCAGGCCAGCGTCGAGCGGCTGCAAGCGGATATCGAGGACAGCCGGCTAAAGGCGCCCCGAAGTGGCCGTGTGCAGTATCGCGTCAGCCAGCCAGGTGAAGTCTTGGGTGCCGGCGGCAAGGTACTCAATCTGGTCGACCTCAACGACGTGTACATGAACGTCTTCCTGCCGGCGCAACAGGCTGGTCGAGTCGCCCTGGGCGCGGAGGTGCGACTGATCCTGGATGCCGCACCGCAATATGTAATTCCAGCCAAGGTGACCTTCGTCGCCAGCGTCGCACAGTTCACCCCCAAGACAGTGGAAACCGCCAACGAACGGGAAAAACTGATGTTCCGGGTCAAGGCCCGAATCGATCCAGAACTGCTGCAAAAACACCTCGAACAGGTCAAGACCGGGGTTCCCGGCATGGCCTACCTGAAACTTGACGCCGCCGCCGAGTGGCCCGAAAGCCTGCACGTGCGAATCACACCATGA